From the genome of Solibacillus sp. FSL H8-0538:
AGGCTGTCAGTTTTTTGAGGTATTTATCCACGTCAACGCAATTAATCAATGTAGAAAAAGTTCACTCATCTACAACTTTTAATAGTTCATTTAATGCGATGCCAGTGTAATGGGTTATGTTACAATTATGTTATCACTTTCTAGAATATGAAATTAGTGGAGGTTTAGGATGAGACGAACGTTTGTTATAAGTATTTTGACAGTCATCATGTTTATAGTTGGCTACCAACCTTCATTTGCTGCAGCAGATGTAGAACGTGCTGTTATCGTACATTTTGCGAATGAAGAGGGCAAACAAGCTACGATAAATGCAAGTACAGACATCATTACAAGCTACGATCATTTACAAATGCTTGCTGTCACAATGAATAATAGTGAATTAGTGCAGCTACAAAAGCATCCAGACATTGTAACAATTGAAACAAATGACACAGTCCAGTTGTTGGAAGAAGCAGTGAGCATTAGCCCGACATTTGCTACAACTGAGGCGAATCAATGGAATATAACAGCGGTTAATAGTTCGGTGACCTGGCAGGAAGGGTTGACTGGTAAAGGGGTTAAAATTGCTATTATTGATTCCGGTATTGCAAGTCATAATGACCTTTCTATTGCAGGTGGTGTGTCCTTTATTAGTGATGACTATGACGATGAACATGGTCATGGCACACACATAGCTGGCATTATCGGAGCACAGCATAATGGTTTTGGTGCGGCAGGAATTGCGCCTAATTCCGAAATTTATGCAGTGAGGGTGCTAGATAAAGAGGGTGTCGGCGATGTTGCACATGTGTTACAGGGCATTGACTGGGCGATCGAAAACGGCATGGATATCATTAATTTAAGTTTTGGTGATACTAGTGATCTCGGTCCGTTAAAAGAAGCGATTCAAACGGCTTACAGTAAAGGAATACTCGTTGTTGCCGCTAGCGGAAATAATGGGACTTCAAATGTGTCAGAGAACACTGTATTTTATCCTGCACTCTATGACGAAGTGATTGCGGTTGCTGCGCTTGATCAAAATTTTAGCCGCAGTGGCTGGAGTGCAACCGGACCGAAAAATGAATTTACTGCACCAGGCGAAGGCGTGTATAGTACGTTTTTAAATGACCAATTCGCGACGAAGCAAGGTACTTCTGTAGCAGCACCTCATGTTGTAGGAGTTTTAGCATTATTAAAAGAAAAGTATCCATATTTATCGAATGACGAGCTGCGACTAGGTTTGCAAGTATATGTTAGAGATTTAGGGGCGACAGGTCGCGATGAATTATACGGCTACGGTCTCGTGCATTATGTTACATCTAGCGCATCTAGCCCACAAGAGGCGCAATTAGTTACAGAGGCACTACAAAGTTCTTCCGCTGTTACCGTCGAACAAGCAAGAACAGCTGTAAATAATATGAAAGCAAGCACGACAAAGCTAGAGCTCATCAATGAGTTGAATTCCATTCATTATAAGCTCTTACAACATCTGCGAACAGCGATTACGGAATTTGAAAAAAGACCATCTACAACTAATTATGAACGTGTAGAAGCGCTACTTAGCAAAATGGAAGAGACAAACTTGAAAGCTGAAGCGGAGAAAAATCTAGCGCTCATTATGGAACAGCTAAGCGAGAGTGCCGTAGAAACGGTAAACACCTTTGAAAAAAATAAAACGGTTGTCAATTATAATCGTGCTGCCGTAGAGCTCGCTACTTTGCCAAAAAATGAAGTGAAAAACAAGTTGGCCAAGCAATTAGAGGAAGCGTTATACATAATGGTCGCTAGTAATCTGGAGGTTGTCGAGGCTTTTGAGAAAGCCCCAACTGCTAAAAGTTATAAGGTTGCCCAAGTAGCAATTAATAATATTCCGGCGTCGGAGCTTCGAACTTCATTGAATGTACGGCTACAACAGCAGGTAAAAACTTTGTTAGCAATAGCGAACTCAACTGTTGAGGCATACGAAAATCACAAAAGCTCGCAAGTTATTCAGTTGCGATAAAAGCTCAGAATCAAGTATTTATTACCGCGGAACAAGCAATTTTACAAAAGCGCGTAAATAAAGTACATGCAAATAGCTTAAAAAAAGCGACGACACGCGTAGTAAACTATGAAAAATCCAAAACGACTAAAACATATAATTTAGCGCTTGCGTTAGTAAATGAGCTACCGAATAGCAAAGATAAAACGAAGTTATTAAACCGTATGACAAAAGTGAAAAAATAAAGTATTGTGCACCACAGGTATTTCAAAAATAAAGAGTCATGAATGCATAAATAGCATTGATGGCTCTTTATCGTTAGCAAGGAAAATCAATGTGGATTATATAACAAATCATGATATTTTTTTGCAAAAACCTACATTTTAAGTTCCTTATGTAAAGTTGAATCGTTGCATACACTGTACAGGTCACAATATTTTACAGGAGGTTTGAGATGAATAGGAAGACTTATATAAAGTTTGTTAAAGCTGGCCTAACGACAGCATTGGTTACTTCAGCGGTTGTTGCAGTAGCACCAAACACCTCAGAAGCAAACGGAAAGAAAGAATCAGAGAAGGAACACGGAAAAGATCAAGACAAAGATTATGGGAAAGGACATGGAAAAGATCACGACAAAGACCATGGAAAAGGTCACGATAAGGATCACGACAAAGATCATGAAAAACCAACACCTATAGTGGACAAGGCCAAACTACAGACCGCCATTAATAATGTAGTTAGTCTAAAAAAAGAAGATTATACAATAGATAGTTGGAATAAATTGCAACAAGCTCTTTCAGAAGCACAAAAAGTAGTAAAGGATAAAAAAGCTTCTTCAAAAGACGTAGCAAAAGCTTTAAATGATTTAATAGCGGCGACCGATAAGTTAGTCGTAAAAATTGATCCAACTGTAGCGACAGTCAATACATTTAAAGAATTAAAAGCAGCAATAAACAATCCAAAAGTTAAGACTATTTCTATTAATAACGGTATGGAAATAACAGAAAAGCTAAAGGTTTCATCAGAAAAGCATATTTATGGAAATGGTTATACGTTGACTAGCGATTTTTCGGGAAAAGGGGATAATTCCTATGTCCTGCAATTTGATAAAACGAGCGGCTCAATAACAAATATTAAATTGACAGGTGCAGATACTGCAATTGAAATAAGTGGTTCATCGGTTACGTTAAGCGGAACAATTGATGTGAGCGGCAACAAATTAGGTGGCATCATCGTGTCAAAAGATTCCGGAGCCAAGTCCAAATCGAAATTAGACATTACGAACGCGACACTGTTGAATAAAGACGAAGCGAATAATAAGCCGACCATTCTTGAGGAGCAAATTGAAAGCACGGATGCACCTAACAGAGTCGTTGGATATGAAGGAATGTATGTTGATTACAATCAAAAAGCAGCTAATAATCTCCAAAGATTCTACTTTATAAATCATGAATTGAGACCACCAAATCCTCTGAAATCTTTTACCTTATCACTCATGCATTCCAATGACACGCATGCAAATTTAAATCAAATCGCTAAAAAAGCGACGGCTGTGAAGGAAGTTCGAGCAGCTAAACCAAACGCGCTACTTGTAGATGCGGGCGATGTATTCTCTGGTACATTATATTTCAATGAATTTAAAGGACAAGCTGATCTTCAATTTATGAATGTAATGGGTTATGACATCATGACATTTGGTAACCATGAATTTGATTTAGGGTCCAGTGCTGAGGGACATAAAGCATTGGCAGACTTTGTTAAAGGCGCGCAGTTCTCGTTTGTCAGTTCTAATGTGAATTTTTCAAATGATGCTAATCTTCAAGGTTTATTCTCCGACTTGATTTCAAGTAATCCTAAAAACGGGAAAATTTACAATGGTATTGTGAAAGAAATTGACGGGGAAAAAGTAGGTTTCTTTGGACTTACAACTGCAGAAACACGGGATATTTCAAATCCAGGGGCTATTACGTTTGAGAACTATATCGAAGAAGCAAATAAAGCAGTCAAAGCATTTGAAGGAATGGGTGTTAACAAAATTGTTGCCATCACACATATCGGATATGATGACAACCCGGCCTTTGACAATGATCTAAATTTAGCGGCAATGGTTGAAGGGATCGATGTCATTGTTGGTGGACATAGCCATACACAATTAGCTACGCCAGTGATCGTTGATGCAGATGGAACACCTACAATTATTGTGCAAGCCTATCAATACAATGATTACTTAGGGACGTTAGATGTTGAATTTAATAAAAAAGGTGTTGTTGTTAAACATGAAGGTCAGCTAATAAAAATAGCAGACAAAGTAGACGATTTAGAGGCTTCAACATTACTTGGACCATATAAAGCGAAAGTAGAAGAGTTAG
Proteins encoded in this window:
- a CDS encoding S8 family peptidase — protein: MRRTFVISILTVIMFIVGYQPSFAAADVERAVIVHFANEEGKQATINASTDIITSYDHLQMLAVTMNNSELVQLQKHPDIVTIETNDTVQLLEEAVSISPTFATTEANQWNITAVNSSVTWQEGLTGKGVKIAIIDSGIASHNDLSIAGGVSFISDDYDDEHGHGTHIAGIIGAQHNGFGAAGIAPNSEIYAVRVLDKEGVGDVAHVLQGIDWAIENGMDIINLSFGDTSDLGPLKEAIQTAYSKGILVVAASGNNGTSNVSENTVFYPALYDEVIAVAALDQNFSRSGWSATGPKNEFTAPGEGVYSTFLNDQFATKQGTSVAAPHVVGVLALLKEKYPYLSNDELRLGLQVYVRDLGATGRDELYGYGLVHYVTSSASSPQEAQLVTEALQSSSAVTVEQARTAVNNMKASTTKLELINELNSIHYKLLQHLRTAITEFEKRPSTTNYERVEALLSKMEETNLKAEAEKNLALIMEQLSESAVETVNTFEKNKTVVNYNRAAVELATLPKNEVKNKLAKQLEEALYIMVASNLEVVEAFEKAPTAKSYKVAQVAINNIPASELRTSLNVRLQQQVKTLLAIANSTVEAYENHKSSQVIQLR
- a CDS encoding 5'-nucleotidase C-terminal domain-containing protein, with the protein product MNRKTYIKFVKAGLTTALVTSAVVAVAPNTSEANGKKESEKEHGKDQDKDYGKGHGKDHDKDHGKGHDKDHDKDHEKPTPIVDKAKLQTAINNVVSLKKEDYTIDSWNKLQQALSEAQKVVKDKKASSKDVAKALNDLIAATDKLVVKIDPTVATVNTFKELKAAINNPKVKTISINNGMEITEKLKVSSEKHIYGNGYTLTSDFSGKGDNSYVLQFDKTSGSITNIKLTGADTAIEISGSSVTLSGTIDVSGNKLGGIIVSKDSGAKSKSKLDITNATLLNKDEANNKPTILEEQIESTDAPNRVVGYEGMYVDYNQKAANNLQRFYFINHELRPPNPLKSFTLSLMHSNDTHANLNQIAKKATAVKEVRAAKPNALLVDAGDVFSGTLYFNEFKGQADLQFMNVMGYDIMTFGNHEFDLGSSAEGHKALADFVKGAQFSFVSSNVNFSNDANLQGLFSDLISSNPKNGKIYNGIVKEIDGEKVGFFGLTTAETRDISNPGAITFENYIEEANKAVKAFEGMGVNKIVAITHIGYDDNPAFDNDLNLAAMVEGIDVIVGGHSHTQLATPVIVDADGTPTIIVQAYQYNDYLGTLDVEFNKKGVVVKHEGQLIKIADKVDDLEASTLLGPYKAKVEELAAQEIGATAVSLLENPRTNGDNTKPSVRKNETPLGNVITDGMLQKAKTYNQNVIMAFQNGGGIRAGINEGSITIGEVITVLPFGNTLATMNLTGAEIKETFEHSLKDLPRENGGFLHVSGAKVEYDSSKPAGERIVSIKYKNADNTYTEVLDNATYTIATNAFTAKGGDGFTVLAKAYSEGRVTDLGLSDWENFRDHLVSLGSVDPKVEGRIVDVIGKGTELPGGNISERDFSGTMEAPKVYKGDVTVNITDVALLRHAVVKGNLIIRGTRSGAFSLADILVEGNLDLSGLDASDFDLGNIEVYGDTNF